In a single window of the Littorina saxatilis isolate snail1 linkage group LG3, US_GU_Lsax_2.0, whole genome shotgun sequence genome:
- the LOC138961142 gene encoding mucin-2-like has protein sequence MLIRPVMLKDPLQDKDAQVFVTENGSPIRSKVMSTIIKDTFGGVNATMFRKLVTSEFADASEASRHNLAELAGHTTATQSSYYTPGRTSNQRCQAMLEVADKVTGGQEEPRPTTRPTGRRPTATITRPPLTPPAPTCTSGPSPTSPAPDSPTSPPSVSPTSPPSDSPTSPPPSTLTSSPPASPTFPPPASPAPESQPDSDSPLCATVPLSAADVATFGASWFKHNTKRLPESEVPKETQHRRGLRWSPEDHEVLFKYFGCWRGKENVVGLTCRQIGEVITHFRVKFSQPFSLQQIREKLKGWNPKKM, from the exons ATGTTGATTCGTCCTGTGATGCTGAAGGACCCCCTGCAGGATAAGGACGCACAGGTGTTTGTCACCGAAAATGGAAGCCCCATCCGTTCCAAAGTGATGTCAACCATAATCAAGGACACATTTGGAGGGGTCAACGCGACCATGTTCAGAAAACTGGTTACATCAGAA TTTGCCGATGCATCTGAAGCCTCCCGCCACAACCTGGCTGAGCTTGCAGGCCACACCACTGCAACACAAAGCTCCTATTACACGCCTGGCAGGACTTCCAACCAGCGATGCCAGGCCATGCTTGAGGTGGCGGACAAGGTGACGGGCGGCCAAGAAGAG CCAAGACCTACCACACGCCCGACCGGTCGGCGGCCGACAGCAACCATCACAAGACCTCCCCTAACTCCACCTGCACCCACATGTACATCGGGACCCTCACCAACATCTCCGGCACCTGACTCACCAACATCTCCGCCATCTGTCTCACCAACATCTCCGCCATCTGACTCACCAACATCTCCGCCACCTTCCACCCTAACATCTTCGCCACCTGCATCACCAACATTTCCGCCACCTGCCTCACCTGCGCCTGAGTCTCAACCTGACTCGGATTCCCCACTATGTGCCACCGTTCCCCTCTCTGCTGCTGATGTGGCAACTTTTGGGGcctcttggtttaaacacaatacTAAGAGGTTACCCGAAAGTGAAGTTCCAAAGGAAACACAGCATCGGAGAGGGCTGCGGTGGTCGCCCGAAGACCACGAAGTACTTTTTAAGTACTTCGGGTGCTGGAGGGGGAAAGAAAATGTGGTGGGGTTAACCTGCCGTCAAATTGGCGAGGTTATCACACACTTCAGAGTGAAGTTCTCCCAACCGTTCTCCCTGCAGCAGATCCGGGAAAAGTTAAAAGGGTGGAACCCGAAGAAGATGTAG
- the LOC138960889 gene encoding uncharacterized protein, which produces MALGLKKKEVTSKQGPVACPLLEAYQTFKCGSSRKEATLHQYRTYAGTLIAKLAPKGTEAMLTVTEQNPSPALKVLHDTRAFFVANRLTASTKCNYVRALVDFFKFTQANPPQHWAPAREQALRSVLFNLKQEKDGFEKEKKRASRKAKATLRQRLPTQKINANIFRAELDCILGKPPSHFQKGKDGVRARNLCIGLLTASNMSRGMELRSLTMVDLRSALTMPDYPDIIQFFTDHHKNQDLGPKELFLPKKDFERIRK; this is translated from the exons atggcGTTggggctgaagaagaaagaggtGACCAGCAAGCAAGGTCCTGTGGCGTGTCCACTCCTTGAGGCTTACCAAACCTTCAAGTGTGGAAGTTCAAGGAAGGAGGCGACACTGCATCAGTACCGGACGTATGCCGGTACCCTCATCGCAAAACTGGCTCCAAAAGGAACCGAAGCCATGCTGACG GTCACTGAACAAAACCCCAGCCCGGCGTTGAAGGTGCTTCACGACACTCGGGCCTTCTTCGTCGCGAACAGACTAACAGCAAGCACAAAGTGCAACTATGTCAGAGCTCTTGTG gaCTTCTTCAAGTTCACACAGGCAAATCCGCCGCAACACTGGGCACCAGCAAGGGAACAGGCGCTGCGGTCGGTTTTGTTTAATCTGAAGCAAGAGAA AGACGGATtcgagaaagagaagaagagggCCTCAAGGAAAGCCAAGGCCACCCTCCGCCAACGCCTGCCCACCCAAAAGATCAACGCCAACATCTTCAGGGCTGAGTTGGACTGCATCCTGGGGAAGCCACCCTCTCACTTCCAGAAGGGGAAAGACGGCGTGAGGGCGAGAAACCTCTGCATTGGCCTCCTCACAGCCTCCAACATGAGTAGGGGAATGGAGCTGCGGAGCCTCACCATGGTTGACCTACGCTCCGCGCTCACCATGCCGGATTACCCGGACATCATTCAATTTTTC ACTGACCACCACAAGAATCAGGACTTGGGGCCGAAAGAGCTGTTCCTGCCCAAGAAAGATTTCGAAAGGATTAGAAAGTAA